In a genomic window of Streptomyces pristinaespiralis:
- a CDS encoding helix-turn-helix domain-containing protein, with protein MDGVDHIERTGTDGAGTGGAGGGTGDPRRALGGFLRARRARVAPEHVGLAVGGRRRVRGLRREELAQLAGISVDYYVRLEQGRATQPSPEVLDALARALGLEAAERKHLATLTATRRGPVPATRVSPLLRRLLDSVEGFPAFVTNPRADVVAWNALGAELLGGLGDPGRRDHNNARYLFLDPASRKVFPDWEGRAREAVGQLRVSEGNYPDDAELAGLIAELTSHSDDFRRIWDTGEVLMCTAGRRRLCHPVAGLLTLDYETLHVPATPGETGLVVHVYTAEEGSEDAAALARLGRQSCQ; from the coding sequence ATGGACGGCGTGGACCACATCGAGCGCACAGGCACGGACGGGGCCGGCACCGGCGGAGCCGGCGGCGGGACCGGCGATCCGCGGCGGGCCCTCGGCGGCTTCCTGCGCGCCCGCCGCGCCCGGGTCGCCCCGGAACACGTGGGGCTCGCCGTCGGCGGGCGGCGCCGGGTGCGGGGCCTGCGACGCGAGGAACTCGCCCAGCTCGCCGGGATCAGCGTCGACTACTACGTGCGCCTCGAACAGGGCCGCGCGACCCAGCCCTCGCCCGAGGTGCTCGACGCGCTCGCCAGGGCGCTCGGCCTCGAGGCGGCGGAGCGCAAGCACCTCGCCACGCTCACCGCCACCCGGCGGGGGCCCGTACCCGCGACCCGGGTCAGCCCTCTGCTCCGCCGGCTGCTGGACTCCGTGGAGGGGTTCCCCGCCTTCGTGACGAACCCCCGCGCCGATGTCGTGGCCTGGAACGCCCTCGGCGCCGAACTGCTGGGCGGCCTCGGCGACCCGGGCCGCCGCGACCACAACAACGCCCGGTACCTCTTCCTCGACCCCGCCTCCCGGAAGGTCTTCCCGGACTGGGAGGGAAGGGCACGGGAGGCAGTGGGCCAGTTGCGGGTCTCCGAGGGCAACTATCCCGACGATGCCGAGCTCGCCGGGCTCATCGCCGAACTGACCTCGCACAGCGACGACTTCCGGCGCATCTGGGACACGGGCGAGGTCCTGATGTGCACGGCGGGCCGCCGACGGCTGTGCCACCCGGTGGCCGGGCTGCTCACCCTCGACTACGAGACCCTGCACGTGCCGGCCACGCCCGGCGAGACCGGCCTGGTCGTGCACGTGTACACCGCGGAGGAGGGCAGCGAGGACGCCGCCGCGCTCGCGCGGCTGGGGCGTCAGTCCTGCCAGTAA
- a CDS encoding NAD(P)H-dependent oxidoreductase — MTEEAPQRPKKILVVTAHPEPLSLTSALTAFAVERLRSAGHEVRVSDLYAMKWKAAVDVDDFPGHPADRRLDVLAAQERAAVSGRMSPDVAAEQEKLRWSDAVLLQFPLWWFSVPAIMKGWLDRVFTPGFAHGPDLPPPYSEGALGGRRALLSVTIGASEPSLTDRGIHGRLSDLLHPLQHGVFWFAGIAPLEPFTVHDAHSLSAERYAAVEREYGQRLDGLFTDEPIPYRTLAGGDYDRDMRLLPEVEPPGTTGLDLHMRPRV; from the coding sequence ATGACTGAAGAAGCCCCGCAGCGGCCCAAGAAGATCCTCGTCGTCACCGCCCACCCCGAACCCCTTTCGCTCACCTCCGCCCTGACCGCCTTCGCCGTCGAGCGCCTGCGCTCCGCGGGCCACGAGGTCAGGGTGTCCGACCTCTACGCCATGAAGTGGAAGGCGGCCGTGGACGTGGACGACTTCCCCGGCCACCCCGCGGACCGGCGGCTGGACGTGCTGGCCGCGCAGGAACGGGCCGCGGTGTCCGGCCGGATGTCGCCGGACGTCGCGGCCGAGCAGGAGAAACTGCGCTGGTCGGACGCGGTGTTGCTGCAGTTCCCCCTGTGGTGGTTCTCCGTGCCCGCGATCATGAAGGGCTGGCTCGACCGGGTGTTCACCCCCGGCTTCGCGCACGGCCCGGACCTTCCTCCGCCGTACAGCGAGGGCGCGCTGGGCGGACGGCGTGCACTGCTCTCGGTGACGATCGGTGCGAGCGAGCCGTCGCTCACCGACCGGGGCATCCACGGACGCCTGTCGGATCTCCTCCACCCGCTGCAGCACGGCGTGTTCTGGTTCGCCGGCATCGCACCGCTCGAACCGTTCACCGTCCACGACGCGCACAGCCTCTCCGCGGAGAGGTACGCGGCGGTGGAGCGTGAGTACGGACAGCGCCTCGACGGGCTGTTCACCGACGAGCCGATCCCCTACCGGACCCTTGCCGGCGGCGATTACGACCGCGACATGCGGTTGCTGCCGGAGGTGGAGCCGCCCGGCACCACCGGCCTCGACCTCCACATGCGCCCGCGCGTCTGA
- the murJ gene encoding murein biosynthesis integral membrane protein MurJ produces the protein MAAGSLVSRTTGFVRSAVVASALGVGLVADGYAVANAVPTIVYMLLLGGALNAVFVPELVKAAKEHADGGAAYTDRLLTLCVLALLALTGAAVWAAPAIIGAYTDYDGEQAAMTVAFARYCLPQIFFLGLFTLLGQVLNARGRFGAMMWTPVLNNVVVIAVFGLYLATGGSGGLSASETALLGWGTTAGIAVQALALLPVLRAARFRFRPRLDWRGAGLARPLRSAGWLVLLVLTNQAAFWVTTRLATTAGLQAQSAGIEGAGFSAYNNAYILWAVPHGIVTVSLMTALLPRMSAAAADGDRAGLRRDIAYAQRRSAALVVPAACALLALAQPVLALVFQYGRTGADDIAVMAGTLMAFAPGLVAFSGQYVLSRSFYALSDTRTPFLLNLLIAGLNAGLSLAAFLLLPARWAVTGIAGAYSLALFAGWLLTATVLRRRLAPPVTGAAHPAGLWRSGTVAAQARLLTAAVPATALGLLVARWTAPAGPVAQAAAGTLAIAAVFAALARPLRLTELDALLSGAAARLRRALPTRR, from the coding sequence ATGGCGGCCGGATCCCTCGTGTCGCGGACCACCGGCTTCGTACGGTCGGCCGTCGTGGCCTCCGCGCTCGGCGTCGGTCTGGTCGCCGACGGGTACGCCGTCGCCAACGCCGTCCCCACCATCGTCTACATGCTCCTCCTCGGCGGCGCTCTCAACGCCGTCTTCGTGCCCGAACTCGTCAAGGCGGCCAAGGAGCACGCCGACGGCGGGGCCGCGTACACCGACCGGCTGCTCACGCTCTGCGTCCTCGCCCTGCTGGCGCTCACCGGCGCCGCCGTGTGGGCCGCCCCCGCGATCATCGGCGCGTACACCGACTACGACGGCGAACAGGCGGCCATGACCGTCGCCTTCGCCCGCTACTGCCTGCCGCAGATCTTCTTCCTCGGACTGTTCACCCTGCTGGGACAGGTGCTCAACGCCCGGGGCCGGTTCGGCGCCATGATGTGGACGCCCGTCCTCAACAACGTCGTCGTCATCGCCGTGTTCGGCCTGTACCTGGCCACCGGCGGCAGCGGCGGACTCTCCGCCTCCGAGACCGCGCTCCTCGGCTGGGGCACCACCGCCGGCATCGCCGTGCAGGCGCTCGCCCTGCTGCCCGTCCTGCGGGCGGCGCGCTTCCGCTTCCGGCCCCGCCTCGACTGGCGCGGCGCCGGACTCGCCCGGCCGCTGCGCTCCGCGGGCTGGCTGGTGCTGCTGGTGCTCACCAACCAGGCCGCGTTCTGGGTGACGACCCGGCTGGCCACGACCGCAGGGCTGCAGGCGCAGTCCGCCGGGATCGAGGGCGCCGGTTTCAGCGCCTACAACAACGCCTACATCCTGTGGGCCGTACCGCACGGCATCGTCACCGTCTCCCTCATGACCGCCCTGCTGCCCCGGATGAGCGCCGCCGCGGCAGACGGCGACAGGGCAGGACTGCGCCGGGACATCGCGTACGCGCAGCGCAGGAGCGCCGCCCTCGTGGTCCCCGCCGCCTGCGCCCTGCTCGCCCTCGCCCAGCCGGTCCTGGCCCTCGTCTTCCAGTACGGACGGACCGGCGCCGACGACATCGCCGTCATGGCGGGCACGCTCATGGCGTTCGCACCCGGACTCGTCGCGTTCTCCGGGCAGTACGTGCTCTCGCGGTCGTTCTACGCGCTGTCCGACACCCGTACCCCGTTCCTCCTGAACCTCCTGATCGCGGGACTCAACGCGGGCCTGTCCCTGGCCGCCTTCCTGCTGCTGCCCGCCCGCTGGGCCGTCACCGGGATCGCCGGCGCCTATTCGCTGGCCCTGTTCGCGGGCTGGCTGCTGACCGCCACCGTCCTGCGCCGCCGTCTCGCGCCGCCGGTGACCGGGGCGGCGCACCCGGCCGGCCTGTGGCGCTCGGGCACGGTCGCCGCCCAGGCCCGGCTGCTCACCGCCGCCGTCCCCGCCACGGCGCTCGGTCTGCTCGTGGCCCGCTGGACGGCGCCGGCCGGCCCGGTCGCCCAGGCCGCGGCGGGCACCCTCGCCATCGCCGCGGTGTTCGCCGCGCTGGCCCGCCCGCTGAGGCTGACCGAACTCGACGCGCTGCTCTCCGGCGCCGCCGCCCGGCTGCGCCGCGCCCTGCCCACCCGCCGCTGA
- a CDS encoding L,D-transpeptidase, with protein sequence MGHIRVRIAAVAVLLAPLAACSSGSGTPATHAEAGGGSAAAEDRPATVTVTPKGKGVRAGEPVKVTAAGGTLTSVTVTDAEGRSLGGRPAADGTTWSSARKASPGTSYTVTVETTTKNGTKNTVTSAFTTAEADKVNKVDWRPGANKVVGIAQPVSLVFDHPVTDKAAVERQLKITTSDATEGSWGWMEDYSGRDRIDWRPKEYWKPGTKVTLRAELNGTDSGDGGWFVRDYATTFTIGASQVVKVDLDRKQLTLERDGKAVRTIPVSGGTPGGDKRSWRGTAVLMAKEGTINMNSETVGLGDAYDKMVDHSMRLTWSGMYAHAAPWNDKWFGRANMSSGCIGMSDANAAWFYDQVRPGDPFEIKGKDTKGTVAPGNGFGDWNVSWADWQAKSALR encoded by the coding sequence TTGGGTCACATACGTGTGCGCATCGCGGCGGTCGCGGTCCTGCTCGCACCGCTCGCCGCCTGTTCGTCCGGTTCCGGCACGCCGGCCACACATGCCGAGGCCGGCGGCGGCTCGGCGGCGGCCGAGGACCGCCCGGCGACCGTGACGGTGACGCCGAAGGGCAAGGGGGTGCGTGCCGGTGAGCCCGTCAAGGTCACGGCGGCGGGCGGCACGCTCACCTCGGTCACCGTCACCGACGCCGAAGGCCGCTCCCTCGGCGGCAGGCCGGCCGCGGACGGCACGACCTGGTCGTCGGCCCGCAAGGCGTCCCCCGGCACCTCGTACACGGTGACCGTCGAGACGACCACGAAGAACGGGACGAAGAACACCGTGACCTCCGCGTTCACCACCGCGGAGGCCGACAAGGTCAACAAGGTCGACTGGCGCCCCGGCGCGAACAAGGTCGTCGGCATCGCCCAGCCCGTCTCGCTCGTCTTCGACCACCCGGTCACCGACAAGGCGGCGGTCGAACGGCAGTTGAAGATCACCACCTCGGACGCCACCGAGGGTTCCTGGGGCTGGATGGAGGACTACTCCGGCCGCGACCGGATCGACTGGCGGCCCAAGGAGTACTGGAAGCCCGGCACGAAGGTCACTCTCCGGGCCGAGCTGAACGGCACCGACTCCGGCGACGGCGGCTGGTTCGTCCGTGACTACGCGACCACGTTCACGATCGGCGCGAGCCAGGTCGTCAAGGTCGACCTCGACCGCAAGCAGCTCACCCTGGAGCGGGACGGCAAGGCGGTCCGTACGATCCCGGTCTCCGGCGGCACCCCCGGCGGCGACAAGCGCTCCTGGCGCGGGACGGCGGTGCTGATGGCCAAGGAGGGCACGATCAACATGAACTCCGAGACCGTCGGCCTCGGCGACGCCTACGACAAGATGGTCGACCACTCGATGCGGCTGACCTGGTCCGGGATGTACGCGCACGCCGCACCGTGGAACGACAAGTGGTTCGGCAGGGCGAACATGAGCTCCGGCTGCATCGGCATGAGCGACGCGAACGCCGCCTGGTTCTACGACCAGGTGCGTCCCGGCGACCCGTTCGAGATCAAGGGCAAGGACACCAAGGGCACGGTCGCGCCGGGCAACGGCTTCGGCGACTGGAACGTGTCGTGGGCGGACTGGCAGGCGAAGAGCGCGCTGCGCTGA
- a CDS encoding sensor histidine kinase, with the protein MVPFGLRTRLVLAFLLVAAVSAGTTAALTYREARSAVLRSAQDTAVASFREQVQTLAPSLPVEPDSLREMLFVIASKSKPQPWIVFAEYGSLRVSSGDSPTSSVITADLRRAALTTTHGSFQRVVKDGVPYLTVGVPVVVRNGSAGRLPTGLVLFAVIRMTEEQANVDALVSAARDGALPGLAVALIPALLAARSVLRPVRELRGAASSMGSGRLDTRISVRGRDELSDLARTFNESAAQLQRSVDELQRAEARARRFASDVSHELRTPLAGMLAVTEVLDEDAGGLDPDTARAVRLISTETGKLAVLVEDLMEISRFDARAAELNTDEVDAAETVRKTLHHRHWHDRVRAELPEGVRVRLDPRRFDVVVANLVGNALRHGSEPVTVRLSVRGELLVTEVADSGPGIRPEVLPHIFERFYKADAARTRSAGSGLGLAITQENVRLHGGTVRAWNAPDGGAVFTVEIPLRGPGGAQEAMA; encoded by the coding sequence ATCGTCCCCTTCGGGCTGCGTACGCGCCTCGTCCTCGCCTTCCTGCTGGTCGCCGCCGTCAGCGCCGGGACGACCGCGGCACTCACCTACCGTGAGGCGCGCAGCGCGGTCCTCCGCAGTGCGCAGGACACCGCCGTCGCGTCCTTCCGTGAACAGGTGCAGACCCTCGCGCCGTCGCTGCCCGTCGAACCCGACTCGCTCCGCGAGATGCTGTTCGTCATCGCGAGCAAGTCCAAACCGCAGCCCTGGATCGTCTTCGCCGAGTACGGATCGCTGCGGGTGTCCTCCGGCGACAGTCCCACCTCGAGCGTCATCACCGCCGACCTGCGCCGTGCCGCCCTCACCACCACGCACGGCAGTTTCCAGCGAGTGGTGAAGGACGGCGTCCCGTACCTCACCGTCGGGGTGCCCGTCGTGGTCAGGAACGGCTCGGCCGGCAGACTCCCCACCGGGCTCGTCCTGTTCGCCGTGATTCGGATGACGGAGGAACAGGCCAACGTCGACGCGCTCGTCAGCGCCGCCCGCGACGGCGCCCTGCCCGGCCTCGCGGTCGCCCTGATACCGGCGCTGCTCGCCGCGCGCAGCGTGCTGCGCCCGGTCCGTGAACTGCGCGGAGCCGCGAGCTCCATGGGCAGCGGCAGACTCGACACCCGGATCTCCGTCCGCGGCCGCGACGAACTCTCCGACCTGGCGCGTACGTTCAACGAGTCCGCGGCCCAACTCCAGCGGTCCGTGGACGAACTGCAGCGGGCGGAGGCGAGGGCGCGGCGGTTCGCCTCCGACGTCTCGCACGAACTGCGCACCCCGCTGGCCGGGATGCTCGCCGTCACCGAGGTGCTCGACGAGGACGCCGGCGGCCTCGACCCCGACACCGCCCGCGCGGTGCGGCTGATCAGTACCGAGACCGGCAAACTCGCCGTGCTCGTCGAGGACCTGATGGAGATCTCCCGCTTCGACGCCCGCGCGGCCGAGCTCAACACCGACGAGGTCGACGCCGCGGAGACCGTCCGCAAGACCCTCCACCACCGGCACTGGCACGATCGGGTCCGCGCCGAACTGCCCGAGGGGGTCAGGGTCCGCCTCGATCCGCGGCGCTTCGACGTCGTCGTCGCCAATCTCGTCGGCAACGCGCTGCGGCACGGATCGGAGCCCGTCACCGTGCGGCTGTCGGTCCGGGGAGAGTTGCTGGTCACCGAGGTCGCCGACAGCGGGCCCGGCATCCGGCCCGAGGTGCTGCCGCACATCTTCGAGCGCTTCTACAAGGCGGACGCGGCCCGTACCCGCTCGGCGGGCAGCGGGCTGGGACTCGCCATCACCCAGGAGAACGTGCGGCTGCACGGCGGCACCGTGCGGGCATGGAACGCACCGGACGGCGGCGCCGTCTTCACGGTCGAGATCCCGCTCCGCGGTCCCGGCGGCGCACAGGAGGCGATGGCATGA
- a CDS encoding lipid II:glycine glycyltransferase FemX yields the protein MSALLVPAAARGQESPLGPVDAATYRAFLASRTGSDLGAGFLQCPSWAQVKEGWQARLVGWGPDPAAGALSGAALVLLRQLPGTRKYFAYLPEGPVADWADPGIDGWLDPLLRHLRAAGAFAVRIGPSPAYRSWSAARLKAATGPGRRLSDVLATEVDPLGTAVAERLRARGWQRCGGEEDGDAQPRHVFRVPLAGRTSEDLWSGLNQEWRRNVRRAQKSGVEVVVGSAAELPEFYRLLRITEERDGFRLGRSLAYYERQYAALNAEEPGRMKLYLARHGGEILAAHTMIHVGRRVWYQTGASADHRREVRPSNLLQWRMLQDAKALGADVYDMRGVPSTLDPDDRPYGLLRWKLGTGGEVVETLGEWERPLDGTANHALYRAFQAYLARR from the coding sequence GTGTCAGCGCTGCTCGTGCCGGCCGCCGCCCGCGGCCAGGAATCACCGCTGGGGCCCGTCGACGCCGCGACGTACCGCGCGTTCCTCGCGTCCCGCACCGGTTCGGATCTCGGCGCCGGGTTTCTCCAGTGCCCGTCCTGGGCGCAGGTCAAGGAGGGCTGGCAGGCCCGGCTCGTCGGCTGGGGACCCGATCCGGCCGCCGGCGCACTGTCCGGTGCCGCGCTCGTCCTGCTGCGCCAACTGCCCGGCACGCGCAAGTACTTCGCCTACCTGCCGGAGGGCCCCGTCGCCGACTGGGCGGATCCCGGCATCGACGGCTGGCTCGACCCGCTGCTGCGGCATCTGCGCGCGGCGGGCGCCTTCGCCGTACGGATCGGGCCGTCGCCCGCGTACCGCAGCTGGAGCGCGGCCAGGCTGAAGGCGGCGACGGGGCCGGGGCGCCGGCTGTCCGACGTCCTCGCCACCGAGGTGGATCCGCTGGGCACGGCGGTCGCGGAGCGGCTGCGGGCCCGGGGCTGGCAGCGGTGCGGCGGCGAGGAGGACGGTGACGCGCAGCCGCGCCACGTCTTCCGTGTCCCGCTCGCGGGGCGCACCTCGGAGGATTTGTGGTCCGGGCTCAACCAGGAGTGGCGGCGCAACGTCCGGCGCGCGCAGAAGTCCGGCGTGGAGGTGGTGGTCGGCAGCGCGGCCGAACTCCCCGAGTTCTACCGGCTGCTGCGCATCACGGAGGAGCGCGACGGCTTCCGTCTCGGCCGGTCGCTCGCCTACTACGAGCGCCAGTACGCGGCCCTCAACGCGGAGGAGCCGGGCCGGATGAAGCTGTACCTCGCCCGCCACGGCGGCGAGATACTCGCCGCGCACACCATGATCCATGTGGGTCGCCGCGTCTGGTACCAGACGGGCGCCTCCGCCGACCACCGCCGCGAGGTCCGCCCCTCCAACCTGCTGCAATGGCGGATGCTCCAGGACGCCAAGGCACTCGGCGCCGACGTGTACGACATGCGCGGGGTACCCTCCACCCTCGACCCCGACGACCGGCCGTACGGGCTGCTGCGCTGGAAGCTCGGCACCGGCGGCGAGGTCGTCGAGACGCTGGGGGAATGGGAGAGACCGTTGGACGGCACCGCCAACCACGCGCTGTACCGCGCGTTCCAGGCCTATCTGGCCCGCCGGTGA
- a CDS encoding serine hydrolase domain-containing protein: protein MQSLAMIENWPVPTAAAAVVRADGTVAGSYGPTDHRFPLASVTKPLAAYAALVAYEEGAIELDEPAGPEGSTVRHLLAHTSGLAFDEHRAMAAPGTRRLYSNAGFEVLGDHIAKATDIPFADYLHQAVLEPLGMTSTTLEGSPAKDGVSTVDDLARFAAEVQAPRLLDARTVLEAMTVVHPGLSGVLPGYGNQKPNDWGLGFEIRDSKSPHWTGASSSPRTFGHFGQSGTFLWIDPDARAACVALGDRDFGPWAIEAWPAFTDAVLTELSR, encoded by the coding sequence ATGCAGAGCCTGGCGATGATCGAGAACTGGCCGGTACCGACCGCGGCGGCCGCCGTCGTACGAGCGGACGGCACGGTCGCCGGTTCGTACGGCCCGACGGACCACCGTTTCCCCCTCGCCTCCGTGACGAAGCCGCTCGCCGCCTACGCGGCGCTCGTCGCGTACGAGGAGGGCGCGATCGAGCTCGACGAGCCGGCCGGCCCGGAGGGTTCCACCGTCCGGCACCTGCTCGCGCACACGTCGGGGCTGGCCTTCGACGAGCACCGCGCCATGGCCGCGCCCGGCACCCGCAGGCTGTACTCGAACGCCGGCTTCGAAGTGCTCGGCGACCACATCGCCAAGGCCACGGACATCCCGTTCGCCGACTATCTCCACCAGGCCGTGCTGGAGCCGCTCGGCATGACGTCCACCACCCTGGAGGGCTCCCCCGCCAAGGACGGTGTGTCGACCGTCGACGACCTCGCCCGGTTCGCCGCCGAGGTGCAGGCCCCCCGGCTGCTCGACGCGCGGACGGTGCTCGAGGCGATGACGGTCGTGCACCCCGGCCTGTCCGGTGTGCTGCCCGGCTACGGCAACCAGAAGCCCAACGACTGGGGTCTCGGCTTCGAGATCCGCGACTCCAAGTCGCCGCACTGGACGGGTGCTTCGTCCTCGCCGCGCACCTTCGGCCACTTCGGCCAGTCCGGCACCTTCCTGTGGATCGACCCGGACGCGCGGGCGGCGTGTGTGGCGCTCGGCGACCGGGACTTCGGGCCGTGGGCGATCGAGGCGTGGCCGGCCTTCACGGACGCCGTGCTGACGGAGCTCAGCCGCTGA
- a CDS encoding HEAT repeat domain-containing protein — protein sequence MDLALALDGLDAHPWAATTHAYGSAEDLPDVLRALAGDDEEAADEAVSELYGSVLHQGTVYAAGAEVAPFLARVAAAGHKSADLLRLLGDLAGSDDECGVEPGAVREAVAAQLPLMTASLTDADPAVRQAAVWALAQTRAVGTVLPELLDRWDAEREPLVRAELLGAVARLEPAAGAALAKTVLGPEQPARLRLAAVFAHLDAGEAWDAALHRAMLSSLPASPLGGEQLDLDRAEPLCAVVEALLRRGTDAETAAAGDLLDTALRDERAEVRAEAVWAADRACRLSRSAPERLLPALLPLVTADDAPGVLSLLANLGPIAAEAAPGLAELAEAGDDDVLADRALGVLALVAPDRAAPLLARGLGRRPRGLDAAAGFRAPQDVPFPFHHELLTAVRARLTEDDLSGNEPVQLARLLRQWGGRAAAALPELHGLLPRFPLPAAPALAAIAAESAPDERRRAARVLRESAPDAPLPVAQAHFELTGETDVLLARLAKELSEASGDVAGAARAAGRLGAAGEGAAGALRGALSGADARRITPVLDADVALADALWRITGDARTVVPVLDSVFARAAGEPWFRWSAIRAARVAASLGPAGRPLVPRLEALLEDLERVPAAVLALVAVADGESLDRRSLAGLLLTAAEREANASEACDALEALGPRALTDDHLRRLNDLAERDLRVIGSGLEDRIVHADERLRVRVRAVAATLRPTP from the coding sequence ATGGATCTCGCACTCGCACTCGACGGTCTCGATGCGCACCCGTGGGCCGCCACCACGCACGCCTACGGCAGCGCGGAGGACCTCCCGGACGTGCTGCGGGCGCTCGCCGGGGACGACGAGGAAGCCGCGGACGAAGCGGTGTCGGAGCTCTACGGCAGCGTCCTGCACCAGGGGACCGTCTACGCGGCCGGTGCAGAGGTGGCGCCTTTCCTCGCCCGCGTGGCGGCAGCCGGCCACAAGTCCGCCGACCTGCTGAGGCTGCTCGGCGACCTGGCCGGGAGCGACGACGAGTGCGGGGTGGAGCCGGGTGCCGTGCGCGAGGCCGTCGCCGCTCAACTGCCGTTGATGACGGCATCGTTGACAGACGCCGACCCTGCGGTGCGACAGGCGGCCGTGTGGGCCCTCGCGCAGACGCGTGCCGTCGGCACGGTGCTGCCGGAGCTGCTGGACCGGTGGGACGCGGAGCGGGAACCGCTCGTACGGGCGGAACTCCTCGGGGCGGTCGCCCGGCTGGAACCGGCGGCCGGGGCCGCCCTCGCGAAGACGGTCCTGGGGCCGGAACAGCCCGCCCGGCTGCGGCTCGCCGCCGTCTTCGCCCACCTGGACGCGGGCGAGGCGTGGGACGCCGCGCTCCACCGGGCGATGCTGTCGTCGCTGCCCGCGAGTCCCCTCGGAGGGGAGCAGCTCGACCTGGACCGGGCAGAGCCGCTGTGCGCCGTCGTCGAGGCACTGCTGCGGCGGGGGACCGACGCGGAGACCGCGGCGGCCGGGGACCTGCTCGACACCGCCCTGCGGGACGAACGCGCAGAGGTGCGGGCGGAGGCGGTATGGGCCGCCGACCGGGCCTGCCGGCTGTCCCGCAGCGCACCGGAGCGGCTGTTGCCCGCCCTTCTGCCGCTGGTCACGGCGGACGACGCACCGGGCGTGCTGTCCCTGCTGGCGAACCTGGGGCCGATCGCGGCGGAGGCCGCGCCCGGCCTGGCCGAACTCGCCGAGGCAGGCGACGACGACGTCCTCGCGGACCGCGCGCTCGGCGTGCTGGCCCTCGTCGCGCCGGACCGGGCGGCTCCGCTGCTCGCCCGCGGCCTCGGGCGGCGCCCCCGGGGCCTGGACGCCGCCGCGGGGTTCCGGGCACCGCAGGACGTGCCCTTCCCGTTCCACCACGAGCTGCTGACCGCGGTCCGGGCCAGGCTGACGGAGGACGACCTCTCCGGGAACGAGCCCGTACAACTGGCGCGCCTGCTGCGGCAATGGGGCGGCCGGGCCGCCGCCGCGCTGCCCGAACTGCACGGACTGCTCCCCCGGTTCCCGCTGCCGGCGGCCCCGGCCCTCGCCGCGATCGCCGCCGAAAGCGCGCCCGACGAGCGCCGGCGCGCGGCGCGGGTGTTGCGGGAGTCGGCCCCCGACGCGCCGCTCCCGGTCGCGCAGGCCCACTTCGAACTGACCGGTGAGACGGACGTTCTCCTGGCGAGGCTCGCCAAGGAGCTCTCTGAGGCGTCCGGCGACGTGGCCGGCGCGGCCCGGGCGGCGGGCCGGCTGGGCGCGGCGGGAGAGGGGGCGGCGGGCGCACTGCGCGGCGCTCTCAGCGGCGCGGACGCCCGGCGGATCACCCCGGTGCTGGACGCGGACGTGGCGCTGGCCGACGCCCTGTGGCGGATCACCGGGGACGCCCGGACGGTCGTGCCGGTGCTGGACTCGGTGTTCGCGCGGGCGGCCGGTGAACCCTGGTTCCGGTGGAGCGCGATACGGGCGGCCCGCGTGGCCGCGTCCCTCGGCCCGGCCGGCCGGCCGCTGGTGCCCCGGCTGGAAGCACTGCTCGAGGACCTGGAACGGGTCCCGGCGGCCGTGCTCGCCCTGGTGGCCGTGGCGGACGGGGAATCGCTCGATCGCCGGTCGCTGGCCGGCCTCCTCCTGACAGCGGCCGAGCGGGAGGCGAACGCCTCGGAAGCCTGTGACGCGCTGGAGGCACTGGGACCGCGGGCGCTGACCGACGATCACCTGCGCAGGCTGAACGACCTGGCCGAGCGTGACCTGCGGGTGATCGGCTCGGGTCTGGAGGACCGGATCGTCCACGCCGACGAACGGCTGCGGGTACGCGTCCGTGCGGTGGCCGCCACCTTGCGGCCCACGCCCTGA
- a CDS encoding response regulator transcription factor gives MPRVLLIEDDPSVREGVELGLRRRGHEVRTAATGESGLAALAEFRPDLLLLDLMLPGMNGVQVCRRVREDSQLPIIMLTARGDDFDVVIGLEAGADDYIVKPARTEVIEARIRAVLRRMEAPGGRPSVEFHGDLAVDRAGLTVAKNGERLALAPSEMKLLLHLSAAPEQVFSRQQLLEHVWEHSYHGDARLVDACVRRLRNKIEDIPGSPRYIQTLRGFGYRFGPL, from the coding sequence ATGCCCCGCGTCCTCCTCATCGAAGACGACCCCTCCGTACGCGAAGGGGTCGAGCTCGGGCTGCGCCGCCGCGGTCACGAGGTGCGGACCGCCGCCACCGGCGAGTCCGGGCTCGCCGCGCTCGCCGAGTTCCGGCCCGACCTGCTGCTGCTCGACCTGATGCTGCCCGGGATGAACGGCGTACAGGTCTGCCGCCGGGTACGGGAGGACAGTCAGCTGCCGATCATCATGCTCACCGCCCGCGGCGACGACTTCGACGTCGTCATCGGCCTCGAGGCCGGCGCCGACGACTACATCGTCAAACCCGCCCGCACCGAGGTCATCGAGGCCCGTATCCGCGCCGTGCTGCGCAGGATGGAGGCGCCCGGCGGCCGGCCCTCCGTCGAGTTCCACGGCGATCTCGCCGTGGACCGGGCCGGGCTCACCGTCGCCAAGAACGGCGAACGCCTCGCGCTTGCGCCCTCCGAGATGAAGCTGCTCCTGCACCTGTCCGCAGCGCCGGAGCAGGTGTTCAGCCGCCAGCAGTTGCTGGAACACGTATGGGAGCACAGCTACCACGGTGACGCGCGGCTGGTCGACGCCTGCGTACGGCGGCTGCGCAACAAGATCGAGGACATACCGGGCAGCCCGCGCTACATCCAGACCCTGCGGGGCTTCGGCTACCGCTTCGGACCGCTGTGA